The Patescibacteria group bacterium sequence CAAGGAGCAGTTAAAGGCAATAGAGATTCTATAGCAAAGCGTTTAGGCGTGAAAGTCTATGCTGGTGGTAAAGTCCAACCCGGAAATATCATCGTCAGACAAAAAGGTACTAAATTTTTTGCAGGTAATGGCGTATCTATGGGTAAAGACTATACTCTTTTTGCTATTACAGAAGGAACAGTATCTTTTAAACAAAGACAAGGCAAAAAAATAGTTGAGGTAATCAATGGATAATACAAAAGGTGTAATAACCGAGCTTGATACAAATCAGCTACAATCAAATCCACTTCAGCCTCGTGGAGTTATACTCCAAGATTCTCTTACTGATTTAGTTGAATCAATTCGAGAACAAGGAATTTTAGAGCCAATAGTAGTTGCTAAGACGCCAGCAGGTTATCAAATAATTGCTGGAGAGCGAAGATGGAGAGCAGCTAAAATTCTTGGATTGCCTAAGGTCCCTGTAGTAATTAAAGAGACAACCCCTCAAGGTATGTTGGAGATGTCTATTGTTGAAAATGTGCAAAGAGAGGATCTTAATCCTATTGAACGAGCTTTAGCATATAAGAGACTTATTGACGAGTTTGGATTGGGTACAAATGAAGTAGCCAAAAGAGTCGGTAAAAGTGCACCAACGATCTCTAATACAATTAGGCTTTTATCACTTCCTGATGCAATAAAGGATGCACTAGTAGCAGGAGTAATTACTGAAGGACATGTACGACCTCTTATATCTTTGGGTGATCCAAAGTTAATGCTTGATTTATTTAAGAAAATCTTACGAGATAATTGTACAGTTAGACAGACAGAGGAGCTTGCGCGCAAAATAAAGGGTGAGGTACAGAAAAGAGAGCCTTCGAGCAAAAAAGATCAGCTTTGGGTACCTGAGCAAGATGCAATGGCAAAGCAAATACAAGAGAGGTATCATTTTGATGATGTTAAAATATTTCAGTCCAGCAAACTTGCTCGTATGACATTGGTCATAAAAGGCGATGTAGATGTTACGACCAAAAAGATCAAAAAAATTCATGAAATTCTAATGTCTCATTTTGATGAAGATGATAAAAATGAAGAGCAAATGGAATCCTCTAATGATATGATATCTCAATAATTATCATCCCTATTTTTCTTTCTTTGTTAATCATTAATAATGCATGAAAATAAAATTAGAATTAATACAGTATTAAAATATCAATGAGTATATGGATTTTGTACAGCACGAGCTTGATTTATTGGCCAATAGACAAAGAATGATTTGCCAATAATGTCTTCTTTTTTAAGAAATCCCCACTCTCTAGAATCAGAACTATATGGCCTATTATCTCCCATTACAAAGACATATCCTTCAGGTACAACTTTTGATTCGCCTTCTTGCAAAAAGGATCCACCATTTGTTTTCACTTCTGGCCGAAGATAACTGCTTTCATTAAGAGGTAAGCCATTAAGATATACCTTTCCTCCTTTAATACTTATTGTATCTCCTGAAATTGCAATTACTCTCTTAATAAAATCTTTTTCTTTGTCAAGAGGAGATTTGAAAACTATCACATCTCCCCGTTTTAAATCTCCCAATTTTAGACCAATAATATTTGTAAAAATATATTCGCGATCTTTGAAAGTAGGATACATCGAGTCTCCACTAACTTGAAATGGTCTCATTATGAAAAGGTAAATTACTAAGAAAATAGAAGCTGCCAGCAAGAATGTCTGTATTGTATCAACGAAGAATTCATAGATTTTTTTTATTACTTCCATCAGTTAATTATTGGCTATTTATACCTAATTGTCAATGAGATTTGTTTTTGCTAAGATTTAATCTATCAAAATTTTATACTGATTTTAATACTCATTTTTTATTTAAATAAAAGATCTAATTTTGGACCCTTAGCTCAGTTGGTAGAGCGTTGCATTCACATTGCAAAGGTCAGAAGTTCGATCCTTCTAGGGTCCACAAATTGAATTTATAAGATTTTTTAACAGTCAGGACCATCCATATTCTCTGCCTCTTGGTAAGGTACTCTACGTGGAGGAATATCCCACAATCTATTTAATTTTTCAACAGATAATGTTTCTGGTTCTCCTGTTATTTCATCTAAAGGTGGACTTTGAGCTTCAAATCTCCATAATTCCTCGTATATTGTTGCACTTAATTTAGAGTAAAAAGGCATGAATCCATCATAGACTCCTTTAAGATATGCTTTTCTAAGAAATTTGTCTTCTGTTTTCATACATTCACTTATGACTTGTTCGTATATTGCAGGTATTGATTCTGATAATGTTTGGATAAAAGATGCGAACATAGTATCTTCTTGAGGTTGTATAGGATTCCATCCATTTTGATAATTGACTATTGACTGAAATACATCTTGTGAGTTTCTTTTATGGATCAGTATATCTTCATACGTGAAGTTAATATATATACCACGATCTTCCAAAAATTTTGTAATATGCGCATATGTATTATATGCAGTATTTTTGTATATCTGTCCATATTTACCACGTGAATTTTCTTGAATATAAATATATAAGTGAGGATTTTTATCTTTAATAATTTTTTCCAAATTCCTATTTTTAAAGGAATTATGTTCACTAGCTATTTGTAGAGATTTATCAATGTGTCTTGACTGGATATGAAATCGCGGTTTCTCTAACATAGTATATATAATAGCTGATTATTGTAGCATCTCTAAAAATGATGAGCAAGTTAATTATAATTAAGTAAAATACAAAATTTGATCAAAATTTACTAAGGAATTTATAATTTATAATGAAGACTTTAAATAAGTAAGATCCTGCATTAGGATATCAAATACTGATTGTTTTATAAGGATACCTTTGTTTGCTTTTAAAAGCACTATTGCAGTTTGCAGTTTTATTTGCGCACTAATCTTGTTATTTGATTGGATATCTTTTTGAGCATTTGATAATATTCTTTTTAATTGATTACCTAAGATCATATTGAGTTGTTTAAGGGATATGGCTTCATTGATATCTGCAATGACTGTTTGAAATGTAATGATTCTGTTTACTTGTGATTGATTTTCATTATCTTTATCAAATTTGATTGTAATAATTTCAGGATTATTTTTGCTAATCAAAATTTGCTGTCTTGATGTTGCAACATCTCCCAATGATGAATAAAGATAAAGATCCACTACATTTTTTTGGGTAGAATCAGATGTTATTTCCATATGATATATTCCAGAGGATGGTTTTTTAAGGTAAATTATTTTTAACGGGTCGCCAGATTTTTCTTCTGAGTTAGTTTCGTTTTCGAGTGGTAATTGACTAAAAGATTCACTTAAAATATTCTCAAGATTATCTTTCAATTTGATGTGTAAATTTTGGTCATTTATAGCCATAATATAAGAAAGATCTGTATTAGAGGGAATATATCTTCCAAGAGAAATAAAGTTATTATGATAACCATCGCTAAGACGTTCTCGATTATAAAAAGGATCGTTAATTAAAAATGTATTGTCCTCAATACCTTTAGCTACAACAAAATGTCCAGGCACTTCGAGAATTCCGGGTCGGTCATCATTTAGATCATTAATTAATTGTTGTCTTTTATTTTCACCTGAATTACGATCATATTCTAGTGCATCGAAAGAAAAATCTGGATTATTTCCGCTCTCTTTTGCAAGTCGTGAAAATCTTGAAATTGCAAGCCAATTAACAAGACCATTACCGATATATCCATCTGGCTGAGATCTAAGCCAATTATTCAATGTTCCAGGATCGAGTCTGGTACCATAAGGAGTTTTATCAATTCCATAGTACTGAAGAATCATTGCAGCTGATGTGAGAGCACATCCCCAAGAATAAATTGTTGGAGAAGAAGGACTCCATTTATTTGCAGAATCATAAACCATTGATTGCCAAGGCTCACTTGTTTGCTTCAAAAGTGGAACATCCAAATTAGGCTCATTATCAATACTAGTAACAACTATGTTGTCAAAATGTGTTTCTAATTCTCCTCCTCCTGGAGCAGCTTGTGGAGCAATCCTTCCTGTAGGAAAGTTAGCATTTACATGAGGATTGTCAATAATTAAAATTGGAGGATTTTTTCCTCTATATACAGAGACATGTCTTCCATTAATAATTAATTTAAAATGGATTGTTTGACCATTTGAGTAATCACCATAATGCACGCTGCCTGAGCTATCTAGTATTAATCTTCCTGGAGTTTGTATATGGAAATCGTACCAATGTTCAGGATCTGTATATCTAAAAGCTATTGTGTGGTCTGCTCCTGTAACAAGCGTCATATCAAATTCTACAATGTAGTTATCTCCTATCCCATTCCATAAATCATCATCTGGCATTATTTCAGTGAAACAACGACCTCCGTTAGTTTTTATAACTAATTTTCCATTTATGACTCTCCATACGGCAGGGTTTCCGTTATATAAACATTGATTTCTTGTTACAATCCATCCATTTAAATCACCATCATCAAAGTTTTCATATAAAACTTTATGTGATGCATAAGAGATAAAAAATAAAGGGAAAATAAAGCTTGTAATGAAGAGAAGAATAAAACTGTAAAAGATACTATTCATTATTAACACTAATTTTAGGGTATTAAAATATAATTTAAATTGTCAAGATGAAATTGTAATAGCAAATCACAAATTCACACTTGAGTTCATACTTGAGCCGATATTTGTGATTTTATTGTAGAATTTTGATTCTATGCAGATCTAGACAAAATTATTTCACTATTATTTATTTTGAATAATATAAACTAGTTTAGCAAAATATATTTTATGAGAGAGCTTTGTTACTTGAGTATATAGTGATGAGAGGATAAAGGTCAGAAATAAAATATGAAATAGATAGTTTCTATATTTCAGAATGGGGGAGGGTGGTTACTTTTCTTCGTCTTTTGGCTATTCGCAGTTCTAACAACGCTCTTCTTAAATCAGCTTGCGCAATTGCAAAATCCTTTTCACTGATTTCTTCTCTCTTTCTCTTGAGAATTTCCTCAGCTCTTCTTTGAGCTTCTAATGCTTTTTGGGTATCAATTTCTTCTGAACGGATTGCATAATCTGCAAGAACAGTTATTAAATCATTTTGTACTTGCAAAAAACCTCCAGTAACAGCAAGATGCTGTTCTCTACCTTTAATTTTAATTGTCATTTCACCTTCTTTTAATTGTGTAATAAGGTTAATATGATGCGGAAGAATGGCAATTTCTCCTGTAACTGTTGGAGCAATTAGCTCATCAATTTGATCATCATAGATTACTTTTTCTGGGGTAACAATTTTTAGATGCATACTCTTAGAAGTTATTTCATTTTTTTGGCATTTTCAATTGCTTCCTCAATTGTACCTACCATATAAAATGCCTGCTCTGGAAGATCATCATGCTTACCCTCAAGAATTTCTTTGAATCCGCGTACGTTGTCTTCGATTTTTACATATCTTCCTGCTACTCCAGTGAAAATTTCAGCGACAAAGAATGGTTGAGTAAGAAATCTTTGAATTTTTCTTGCGCGTGAGACAATAAGTTTATCTTCATCAGATAATTCATCAATACCCAAAATAGCAATAATATCTTGGAGATCTTTATAACGTTGAAGAACTTTTTGTACCCCTCGAGCAACATTGTAATGATCTTGGCCAACAACATTGGGATCAAGTATTCGTGATGAAGAAGTCAAGGGATCAACAGCAGGGTAGAGGCCTTGCTCAGCGAGTGATCTCTCAAGTGTTATAGTACCATCCATATGCGCAAATGTTGTGGCAGGAGCTGGGTCTGTATAATCATCGGCTGGAACATATACTGCTTGAACAGAGGTGATAGATCCCTTTTTAGTTGATGTTATTCTCTCTTGGAGGCCTCCCATTTCTGTTGCAAGTGTTGGCTGATAACCAACTGCACTTGGCATTCTGCCAAGAAGGGCAGAGACTTCTGAGCCAGCTTGTGCAAAACGAAAGATATTATCAATAAAAAGAAGTACATCTTCACCTTTTTCATCACGAAAATACTCAGCCATTGTGAGTGCAGTTAGTGCGACTCTAAGACGATTCGCAGGTGGTTCATTCATTTGACCATAGACCATCACTGTTTTATCCATTACCTTTGCTTCTTTCATTTCTAGCCAAAGATCAGTTCCTTCTCTGGTTCGTTCACCTACACCTGCGAATACAGAGTGTCCTTTATGCTCCATAGCAATATTACGTATAAGTTCTTTGACCACAACTGTTTTGCCAACGCCTGCTCCTCCAAAGACTGCTACTTTTCCTCCTTTGGTGAAAGGAGCAACAAGATCGAGTACTTTAATACCTGTCTCTAGTACTTGAGGTTTTGTTTCCTGATCAATAAGTTCTGGAGGATTTTTATGAATTGATACAAATTTAACTCCTTTTGCGTCAAATTTATCTCCATCTATTGTTTTACCTAATACATTAAAAATACGTCCCAATGTTTTTTCACCAACTGGTACTGAAATGGGAGAGAAAGTACGTTTCACCCTCATTCCTCGTCTGAGTCCATCTGTTGATCCAAAAGCAAGAGTTTTCACTTCATGATTTCCAATTTCAAATTCAACTTCTAATGTAAGGTTTTCACCATTTTCAAGTTCTACATTTAGTGCTTCATAAATTCCTGGAAGATCTCCCTCAAAATACACATCTACAACAGGTCCTGCAATTCTGACTATAATACCATCTGTGTTTTGATTTGTTTTTTGATTACTCATTTTTTTTGCTCCTTCCTCCAATAATATCTAACAATTCACTCGTAATTTTAGCTTGACGAGTCTTATTATACTCTAATCTAAGGGCTTCGATAATATCTTTTGCGTTATTTGTAGCATTTTGCATAGCCAACATACGTGCAGCTTGTTCCGAGAGATAACCTTCAAGAAAAAACTGAAAAAGAGACATCTCTAAGTAATGTTTTAGAAGAGTAGGTAATATTTCAGATATAGATGGTTCAAAAAGAATAGAATTTGATTGCGCTAATATTTGATCGGAAATTTCCGGTAAGGAAATCGGCAGAAGTTGTGCAATTCGTGGTGTCTGAATAAAAAAATTATTGAAGTCTGTATATAGGACATGCACACTTCTCACTTGTCCTGAAAGATAATATTCATCAATGATTTTGGTAATAGGAAAGATCATATCGAATGTAGGTAGCGTTGTTCCAAAACGAAATGTTGCTAATAATTCGTTTTCAAGTTTATAAACTTGAGTTTCAAGTTTTTTACCTACTACAATTAACGGTGAAGAACGATACTCTTGAGAATAAGAGAAAAACTCACGTAAAAGATTAGTAATTAATCCACCACATAGTCCTTTATCTGGAGAAATAGCTATAAGAAGAGTTTTGTCAGTTTTAGTTGAGAGCTGCATATATGGATGTTTCTTTGAATCCTCTGTTGTAAGTGTGACAATTTGTGCAATTTTGGTTAATTCTTTGACATATGGACGAGATGAAAGTGCAGCTTCTTGAGCTTTCTTTAACTTTGATGCAGCAATCATCTGCATTGCTTTTGTTGTTTTAGAGACATTTTGTGCTGCTCTTATTCTTCGTCTTAGTGATATTAATGTAGCCATAGTTAATATTTTCCTAACTATATGTTATAGATATCTATTTTGGATACTTACTAGCTAGATACTAAATCCTTTCTTAAATTCTTCTATCATTTTATCTACCTCTTTTAGATCTTCTTCTTTTAATTTTTCACCTGTTGCAAGTCTAGTTAGGATTTTGGTATATTTTTTACCCTTAGCAAACTCATGTAGCTCTTGTTCAAAACGTGAAACTGACTCAACAGGTATATCATCAACATGTCCACGAGTGACAGCAATGATGCTGAGTATCTCTAGTTCTTCGGGAAGGGGTTTATATTGAGGCTGTTTAAAAATTTCTGTGGTTCTTTTACCTCTCTCAAGTTGTCTAGCAGTTGCTGGGTCAAGTTCAGATCCAAATTGTGCAAAGGCTGCCAGCTCTCTATACTGAGCGAGTTCAAGTTTCATTTTACCAGCAACAGATTTCATGGCTCCTGTTTGTGCAGCACTACCTACGCGAGATACAGATATTCCAACATTTATTGCCGGACGGATACCAGCATTGAAAAGATCTGATTCAACAAAAATTTGACCATCGGTAATAGAAATAACATTGGTTGGAATATATGCAGATATATCGCCTGCTTGTGTTTCAATAATAGGAAGCGCTGTTATTGATCCTCCTCCGTGTTTTTTGTTAAGTTTTACTGCTCTCTCAAGTAATCTGCTATGAAGATAGAATATATCTCCTGGATATGCTTCGCGTCCAGCTGGTCTTCCCAAAACTAGCGATATCTGCCTATATGCCCATGCCTGCTTCGTCAAATCATCATAAACTACAAGAACATCTCCACCTTTTTCCAAAAAATATTCAGCAATTGCAGTACCAGCATATGGAGCAAGATATTGGAGAGATGCAGGATCAGCAGCATCAGCAGCAACAACAATAGTATTCTCCATAGCTTCCTCTTCTTTAAGTTTTCCTATTATTTGAGCTATAGTACTTTGTTTTTGTCCAATAGCCACATAGACACAGATTACAGGTTTTTGGCCTTTTTGGACATTTTTTTGGTTAATAATTGTGTCTATTGCTATTGCTGTTTTTCCCAATCCACGATCTCCAATAATCAACTCTCTTTGTCCGCGTCCAATAGGTATCATCGCGTCAATTGCTTTGATGCCTGTTTTAAGTGGTGTATCAACAGGCTCTCTCTCAATTACACCAGCTGCAATTCTTTCAAGAGGCATGAGTTTCCCATTTTTGATTGCTGGACGACCATCAAGTGGTATGCCAAGAGGATTGACAACTCTTCCTAGCAATTCTTCTGATACTCTGATACCTAAAAGTTCACCTGTAGTTTTTACGGTATCTCCTTCTTTGATATCAGTTGCTTGATCAAGAAGGATTATAGATACTTTATCTTCATCAAGATCAAATACAACACCTGAGATATTATTTTTGAATAGAACTTTTTCTCCCATGACAGCACGTGAGAGACCAGATGCTACTACGACGCCATCATGGTTTATCTCTACTGTCCCAATGTTCTGCATTTTTGCGTCATAGGTAAATCCTTTTACGCGTTTTTCGAGTTGTTTTATGATATCGTTACTATCAATCATATAGTTCTTCTACGTGTTCTGTAATTTTTTCCAGCGCATCTTTAAGACTCATTTCATAAACATTATCATTTTGATGTATTCTTACTCCCAAGATAAGTGAAGGGTCAGTATTGATTACTATTTGTTTTCCCGGAAAAAGTTCCTGAATTTTTCCTTTAATATCATTTGTTACTACCGGTACATCAACAATAACTTTTTGCTGTTTTTCCCAGTTTTTAAGTCCTTTTATATATAATTGTAGCTCTTTTTTCGTTAAAAGATCAGCTATTCTATTTACTTTCTCTGGATCGAGTTTACCATTGGTATAGCTTTGAATAACAAGCTGTTGTAAAAATTTTTTATTCATATTTTATTCTAAGTATTAGTTTATTTTTTTTATCTTTTGTAAAAATCGATTTAAGGCAATTTCTTGTTCTTTCTCTGTTAATAACTCTGCAGATACTTTTTGTAAAAATTGTAGAGCAAGAGTGCTAACATGTTGTGATAATCGTTTTTCAGCTTCTTTTGTTTCTGATGCTATCTGCTCTCTTGCTTCTTCAAGCATCTGTTCAGTTTGCTTTCTTGCTTGTTCCTCAGCCATGGCAATTATTTCTTGAGATTGTTTTTGAGCATCTTCAAGAAGAATTTTTGCTTCTGCATGGGCTTTTTTCAAAATAGCTTTTTCTTTTTCTGTAGCTTGTTCAAGACGGATACGAGCTTCTTCAGCAGATTTTAAACCCTCCTTGATCGTTTCCTCTCTCTGTTTTAAAACTTGCATGATAGGCTTGAGAGCAAAGCGTTTTACAAGAAAGAGTATAATCAAGAAATTTACAATCTGTGCTCCCAACAAAACTGGATTAATTCCAAACTGATTCAATATTTCCATATTAGTCAACTCTTATCCTGTGAATGCGAGGATAAGAGAGTAAATAGCGATAGCTTCAGCAAAAGCCATACCAAGAAGCATTGCAGGTAGTATTCTACCTGAAGCCTCAGGATTTCGTCCAATAGCTTCCATGGCTTTACTTCCGATCATTCCAATTGCAAAAGCAGGTAAAAGACCACCAAGGGCGACAATAAGACCACCAGTGACATGAATTTCCATTACTGATTCACCTCCTTATTATGACTCTCCTCGTGGTGAGACGTCATCATCACACTCATAAATACCATAGTTAACATTGCAAATACTAGTGCCTGAACGAGTCCGACAATAATCTCCAGCAGCATAAATGGGACAGGAAAGATAAAAGGACCCAAAGATGAAATAGTTGCGAGTACTACTTCTCCTGCAAATATATTACCAAAAAGTCGGAATGAAAGCGAGATGATCTTTGTAATCTCAGAAATAATTTCTAGTATTCCAACAAAAAGAAAAATAGGATTCAGTGAAAAAAATCTTCCAAGATATTCTTTTATACCTAAAGATTTAATACTTAGCATATGTGTGGCAACAAGAGAGATAATTGCAAGAGCAAGTGTTGCATTAAGATCACTCGTAAGATTCCTATTTAAAGAGATTAAATGATGTGCATCTTCTTTATTATGCGGGATTATACCTATAGATTCTGCGCCAGGAACAAGTCCACTCCAATTGGCAAGTAAGATAAAAATAAAAAAAGTAATAAAATAGGGGAAGATTTTATCAGTATTTTTTCCTGCGATGGTTAGTAATAATCCGTAAAAACTAGATACAACAAGCTCAAAAATGTTTTGCAGTGTCCCCGGAATTTTTTTTATATTTCTTTTGATGGTCAATACTCCGCTGATAATAACTGTATCTATAAGCAGTGTATTAACAAGAGTGTTAGTAATAGGTAAAGGTCCTATTTGTAATAATACATCTGGTGCAAGTGATGCCATAGAGAGTTTATTGTACTGAAGAAAGTATTGAATCGTCAAGCTATTTTATTTAATTGAAAAATCGTGTATACTAAAATTTTATAAATCTAATCTTGCAAATTTTTAATATTTGAAATCTTATCAACAATAATTACAGGTCTTTCATCTTTCATATCTAACTTTCCTTCAATAAGTACGACAGTATCTTGTACAAGAAGAGACTTATACTTTTCATAAATTTTGGGGAATACCACACATTCTATAGTGATTCCTTTTTCATTC is a genomic window containing:
- the rpmA gene encoding 50S ribosomal protein L27 translates to MAHTKAQGAVKGNRDSIAKRLGVKVYAGGKVQPGNIIVRQKGTKFFAGNGVSMGKDYTLFAITEGTVSFKQRQGKKIVEVING
- the parB gene encoding chromosome partitioning protein ParB — its product is MDNTKGVITELDTNQLQSNPLQPRGVILQDSLTDLVESIREQGILEPIVVAKTPAGYQIIAGERRWRAAKILGLPKVPVVIKETTPQGMLEMSIVENVQREDLNPIERALAYKRLIDEFGLGTNEVAKRVGKSAPTISNTIRLLSLPDAIKDALVAGVITEGHVRPLISLGDPKLMLDLFKKILRDNCTVRQTEELARKIKGEVQKREPSSKKDQLWVPEQDAMAKQIQERYHFDDVKIFQSSKLARMTLVIKGDVDVTTKKIKKIHEILMSHFDEDDKNEEQMESSNDMISQ
- a CDS encoding signal peptidase I; translated protein: MEVIKKIYEFFVDTIQTFLLAASIFLVIYLFIMRPFQVSGDSMYPTFKDREYIFTNIIGLKLGDLKRGDVIVFKSPLDKEKDFIKRVIAISGDTISIKGGKVYLNGLPLNESSYLRPEVKTNGGSFLQEGESKVVPEGYVFVMGDNRPYSSDSREWGFLKKEDIIGKSFFVYWPINQARAVQNPYTH
- the atpC gene encoding ATP synthase epsilon chain, coding for MHLKIVTPEKVIYDDQIDELIAPTVTGEIAILPHHINLITQLKEGEMTIKIKGREQHLAVTGGFLQVQNDLITVLADYAIRSEEIDTQKALEAQRRAEEILKRKREEISEKDFAIAQADLRRALLELRIAKRRRKVTTLPHSEI
- the atpD gene encoding ATP synthase subunit beta; the protein is MSNQKTNQNTDGIIVRIAGPVVDVYFEGDLPGIYEALNVELENGENLTLEVEFEIGNHEVKTLAFGSTDGLRRGMRVKRTFSPISVPVGEKTLGRIFNVLGKTIDGDKFDAKGVKFVSIHKNPPELIDQETKPQVLETGIKVLDLVAPFTKGGKVAVFGGAGVGKTVVVKELIRNIAMEHKGHSVFAGVGERTREGTDLWLEMKEAKVMDKTVMVYGQMNEPPANRLRVALTALTMAEYFRDEKGEDVLLFIDNIFRFAQAGSEVSALLGRMPSAVGYQPTLATEMGGLQERITSTKKGSITSVQAVYVPADDYTDPAPATTFAHMDGTITLERSLAEQGLYPAVDPLTSSSRILDPNVVGQDHYNVARGVQKVLQRYKDLQDIIAILGIDELSDEDKLIVSRARKIQRFLTQPFFVAEIFTGVAGRYVKIEDNVRGFKEILEGKHDDLPEQAFYMVGTIEEAIENAKKMK
- the atpG gene encoding ATP synthase gamma chain; this encodes MATLISLRRRIRAAQNVSKTTKAMQMIAASKLKKAQEAALSSRPYVKELTKIAQIVTLTTEDSKKHPYMQLSTKTDKTLLIAISPDKGLCGGLITNLLREFFSYSQEYRSSPLIVVGKKLETQVYKLENELLATFRFGTTLPTFDMIFPITKIIDEYYLSGQVRSVHVLYTDFNNFFIQTPRIAQLLPISLPEISDQILAQSNSILFEPSISEILPTLLKHYLEMSLFQFFLEGYLSEQAARMLAMQNATNNAKDIIEALRLEYNKTRQAKITSELLDIIGGRSKKNE
- the atpA gene encoding ATP synthase subunit alpha, whose protein sequence is MIDSNDIIKQLEKRVKGFTYDAKMQNIGTVEINHDGVVVASGLSRAVMGEKVLFKNNISGVVFDLDEDKVSIILLDQATDIKEGDTVKTTGELLGIRVSEELLGRVVNPLGIPLDGRPAIKNGKLMPLERIAAGVIEREPVDTPLKTGIKAIDAMIPIGRGQRELIIGDRGLGKTAIAIDTIINQKNVQKGQKPVICVYVAIGQKQSTIAQIIGKLKEEEAMENTIVVAADAADPASLQYLAPYAGTAIAEYFLEKGGDVLVVYDDLTKQAWAYRQISLVLGRPAGREAYPGDIFYLHSRLLERAVKLNKKHGGGSITALPIIETQAGDISAYIPTNVISITDGQIFVESDLFNAGIRPAINVGISVSRVGSAAQTGAMKSVAGKMKLELAQYRELAAFAQFGSELDPATARQLERGKRTTEIFKQPQYKPLPEELEILSIIAVTRGHVDDIPVESVSRFEQELHEFAKGKKYTKILTRLATGEKLKEEDLKEVDKMIEEFKKGFSI
- the atpE gene encoding ATP synthase subunit c → MEIHVTGGLIVALGGLLPAFAIGMIGSKAMEAIGRNPEASGRILPAMLLGMAFAEAIAIYSLILAFTG
- the atpB gene encoding ATP synthase subunit a, with protein sequence MASLAPDVLLQIGPLPITNTLVNTLLIDTVIISGVLTIKRNIKKIPGTLQNIFELVVSSFYGLLLTIAGKNTDKIFPYFITFFIFILLANWSGLVPGAESIGIIPHNKEDAHHLISLNRNLTSDLNATLALAIISLVATHMLSIKSLGIKEYLGRFFSLNPIFLFVGILEIISEITKIISLSFRLFGNIFAGEVVLATISSLGPFIFPVPFMLLEIIVGLVQALVFAMLTMVFMSVMMTSHHEESHNKEVNQ